GATGAGGTAAAAGTAAGGGAATTGAATAATCTCAAGAATACACTTGAGCCTCTTATACGATAGTGTTATTTCAAGAAGCCAATCAGACTTTCAATCTCCGACCCCTGGAGTCACTTGTTAATACATAACACTACTAGTATCTGGATATTAAAATACGAGAGGGGTCTCAAGTGGACTCTAATGGTGTCTCATGACAGTAGGTACTTGtccactaaaaaaatatctacatACAAATTTCATTGGGTTTATCATCGGTGGAGGGAGCGATACTGATGAGTTAATTaccgagaaaaattgttgtaattttgataaatcatcacgtgataaataaaattatgtgtATTATGAATTCTTCGGGGCGGAAGGTCACGCGTGTCAATCGTACGATGATTATATTTCATCTGGATTTACCGTTCCAATCGATGACTGATCGTTCAATAATCCACTGAAAATTGATACTTTAGATAAATGAGTACTGTAAAGAGTGTACCGACAATTATTGTGAATTGGTCCCTTAGAGTAACTGGAATGTGTTACAGTAGAGTAAAGTTAAACTCAAGGGGAGGATGTGAGATTAAAGCGGAATGGACGATTGACTAACGAGCAGTCACCGGTGGGTGTGTAGGCGGCGTAAAACCGTCGGCATACACTCTTGTATTGCACATTGAACTCTCTTTGCCCAGTTTGAATTTTAAGCCGTTACGAAAGCCGTCGATTACATTGACCTCTTTAAACTCAATTTTATAGGTAGATACATCCTAGGACGTTAAATATATGGGCCTGGCGAACAATATGCCAGACCCTGATTTATTGACAATTCAAGGAAATGAAAGGAAACAAGAGTTGTTGAATTGCCATGCGGGCATTGAAgtagaaattgaaattaaaaggaTGAGAACTAATGGGGGTTTATTATTAAGGTAAATAAAAGTATCGATACCTAATCATATTACCCCATTCATAATTATATTTCCGTCCGTTAGCCTCTGTGTCTTTGACACATTACAGGCTTTTATGGGCTTCATGACTTGGCAaagagatgagaaaaaaatgaacaacaaTTATATTGTGATCAACTCACCCAACAGATGAAGCACTTCGTTCAAGATCCGTTCTTTTAGGCTGTGAACTATCTTCGTGGTCGTGatcctttattttttcttcttgtgGTGGATGCAGAGGTATGATGATATAATCCGGCTCttttttacgttttatacTGAGCGACTGTTGTgtatcatcgttttctttatGCGCTTTACCCTTGATGATACCGTCCGATTCGCTTCTTTTAACTTCCGATCTTGGAACTTTTGACCGGCCACTGAATCGTAATTTTGAGAAACGCTGAAGAAATCCACCTAATCctgattttttcctctcaccAATTGGCATTGTCACAACAGTCGGGTCATTATTTGATGGTAACAATTGGCTATTCCTGGGGCTGGAGGATTGCATGGGGCCCATTGCCAGTCTTTTAGCAGCTATCGCTGACATTTCACCGCAGGGGGTTGACGTATCTGCACCTTTTTCCAGCGAAGACGACGACGAtcgattatcaatatttttatttacaccGAGTAAATCCGGGGATTCGTCTGTCAACCCTGGAATAGTCTTATTGTCACTTGTTTCAACTGATACACTACTACTGGATACCGATACAACAGTATATTCACTGGCTTGACTCGTATCATCTACCACCAGACGTTGAGTTTCCACTACTACTGTCTCTTCCTCCTCCTTCTCCACATTATCCACCTCTTCTTTACTTCCCCACCCGTCCATACCGAATATCGAGTTCTCCTGCTCCACCACTACCCTCCACAAACGTTCTCCAGGCATAACTCCTCCTTCACATccacctccaccaccaccatcaccatcatcatcatcatttgcACATAGCGCCATTTTAGTTTCACCATTAACTAttacttcatttttaaaaatactatTGTTACTGTCACTGTTCATTTTTGATACAACTTCATTACTCTGATCCGGATAAAAATCACTCAAAAATGACAGTGTAACTCTCTCTGGTGGATTCCTATCACCAGTTGCCTCCTGATTAATTCCTCGTCGTACataattattaacatttaTTTCACCATCTATGGGTTTTGTTTCCAAGCAGGGTAAATCTACTTCGTCGTCTATATCAACACCACTAGCACTAGCACCTTCtccataaattgaaaatatttccgagtttttttttatctgatcGATTATACTATCCTGCTGTACTATTTGTTCATGTGACTCCTCTTGTTTCCCGTAGTTCGGCAGTGGTGAATACTTATTTCTAGCGATTATTCCAGCAGTATCTCTGTCGTTGAACTGGCCATTGCCATTATCAAGCACAATGGGACTATTACGCGGCTGCTGACTCAAATTTCTCGATGAAAATTCTGGCAATTCGTCACAGGCATCCATACGCTGAAAGGGCCTAGACATCGATTGTAAGGCCTTTATATAATCCGATTGTTGTGCCAATTCGTAACTGGCATTGTTATGTACACGACGTCTAGTCGGTGAATTCGTTGGGGATGATTCATCGGCAGCTTCGATACAACTTTTCAttctaaattgaaaattttcttcgtcAACTTGCCACTGCTGCGCCAATTCATAACTCGCATTGTTTTTTATCTTTCGTTGTCTCGGATGATCTTTAGCAAATGTAACATTACCTGGTGAATTTGTTGCCTCCTCGACTTGACGTTTCAATTGCTTTATTGCCTCGTCGACGACTGAGTCAATATCGTTCTCCATGGCCCTCGCCATTTCCAGCACGTGATTACCAGGATCTTGAGTTTTGACTGTTAAAATCTTAGTATTTAAATCATTAGTCGTGGGTTCGTTCAACGGAGACATTTCATCTTTCATATCTATATCGTTTTCATGAATATCATTCGGCGAAGCACTGGCAACAGTGGCTGGCTCTGCAGTATTTTCAATTTGCAAATCGTGCAAGTGTTGATTATTCAATAGCTTCTGTGTCCTGACAGAGGACGTTCGTTTGGGTAATTCTCTCGAATTGATCACCTCATCAGCGCCGCTGCTCTCATTAACACTCATCGTTTCGTCGGCCATTTCGTGAATTCGATTGTTCAGAGTCACTGTCTCATCACCATCCATGACATTATCACTACCACAAAGATTGATATTAACTGGAAGACTAGCAACCCGGGTGTAATTATCAAATGATAAATTCAGTGATGATGGATAATTATAATGGCTAtcgtaattatgattgtagCGTGACAATAGTGACGCTGATACTGATATGTCAGTGCTACTGGCAAGACTGCTAAGACCGGGCACACTGCGGGACTTGTTAGTCATTCTAAAATTAAAATCGTACGTTTCAGAGTTGCTCCACCCTCGTTGATGCTGATCATGTTGGCCGGATGCGATTCCCGACGCCATATTGCTAGTTATATTTAGTTTGGGGTGTAGTAGACCAGTGGTAGAGCCTATCTGCGAACGGGCCAGGTCCAGTATTGTTTCATGTTTCACAGGTTCAAGACCAATTTCACGGAGATCAATGGTATTTCTAAAGTCTAGGGATGTCGAATATCCATTGTTAACAGTGTCTGGGAATGTTAGGAAGCCTCGATGGTCGTTTAAAGCACCTGCATACTGACACCCAGCACCATCATCCTCGTCATCATCGTCGTCTTCTAAATCCTCCGAGTCTTCTTCATAATCATAATTGCCACTGCACTTAGCATACCAGTAATCATTCCtggaatacaaaaaaaaaaggactgaaaattaaattatcaacgaaattttcttattttgcTTTTTAGTGGAGCCTTTGGAATGGTTGAAAATTAACTCGACAGCTCTTTGTGCTGTAGAAAAATGCAATTATCCCTTTGTGTAAAATTTCAGTGGGGATGAGTAAAAGTGAGAAatattgagaagaaattcttGGAGTGAATCCAATCAAATGGCATTGTCTGGCATGTTAAATTCTTAATTTAGATGTTACAAATAAAGAACCTCAATGTCATGCTCACCTCTTGATAGCAGAGCGTCGATCACACTCACTGAGATCGTTGCTTGTCGTTTTAGCGAATAAAAAACCATGGCCAATTTCTTGGTCAAATGATTCGCTCGTCTTCTGATTAGTCCCGAGGCTCTCGAAGCTGCGAAAAGggcgtatctttggaaattccaCGTGAGAATTACTCAGGCTAAACGAAGGCCTTTTGACATTAGTCAATGTtcgatcatcatcatcatcagtaTCGTCTTCTTCCTCAAGGCTGTCTGGTGATGTATTCTCGAAATGTGAATTCGAACGATTCGAGTACTCGAGAGAATCATAACTATAGCCAGACGGCGATACTGTTGCGCAGGTTCTCTCGAGTGTTTCAAATTGCTTGAGTGAGGATGAGCGTGAAGATTTTGATGAGCGCGAGGATGCTGAGGATCTTGATGAGCGTGGTGATGCCCACTCACTGAGATGGACATATGAATCACTGTCACCAGCACCGTTTCTACGTCGACGTTTCTTTGGTACTACGGAATTGCACTCGCTTCCACTACCATCGGGTCGATCTTCTGCACAATACGGAAGGGATAAATAagtgtaattttatttcaaaatcacatgtataaattttttttctctgctgATTCATTCAACGCAGGGAAAGTCTCTGTGAGAATGTAAAAGAGGAAAGCCCACAACTGTGAGAAAATTCTTCTAATGCATAATGTTGATGGTAACATtcatttttcacatatttaaCGCGTACGAagagagtgaaaaattctGCGATTTTAATACGaagtcaaaaaaatttttctaacaaTTTGTAGTCcttaataaatcaaatttgaATATGCTGTACCTGCAGCTGCTCTCTGATTAGATTTTATGTGTATGACACTTTCTGTCTCGGAGTCAGAACCTAGCCAATAGGTGGTGCCACTGCGATCAGAATCACTCTGCAAATCGTCCGAAGTCTCCTCGAGGATGGTCTCCAGAAAGTCAACTTGCTGTACCAAATTgacatctaaaaaaaaatcaatcctcATTATCGTATTATCCTAACATTATTACCAGGATTATACTTTATTCTCCCATTaagacattaaatttttcttcacgaGATGAGGGAGTGCTATAATTACTATTCAAATGTACCATTCTGTCATGACTAGGCAGGAATGACTCACTGAGTGCCTTGTCCATTCGTCACTCTTGGAGCATTCCAGAAAAGAATACCGAGTCAAATTAAGGCTCACTGCACATAcgttaattattaacattATGCAATCAACCATGTGATCGAGATTGCAAGGCTCCTGTAATAAAATCTCTCAACCCGCACGATCTGCGTATAAAAACTACCcaatatttcattcaaatgtCTCCACGAGGTCGAGAGCTTTGCCCTCAGACTTTCAATAATGGTACCAGTCCAAGacgtaaaaaatatctttgacGACTGAACGAACACTGTGTTAAAATGTATGATGAAAACCTCGTGGTTGTTCAGTGGGTCTTCAAGACTACCGCAACAGGTAGTGAAGTTATATCAACAGGTGTGTTGATGTAACAATACCCAGTGTGGAGTCCTGCATCATCCAGtagcaaaaaataaatgaacgtAATTAGTAGATCAATTATGCATAAACGTGCGTTCACTATTCGTCAGTCTTTACTACTATTGCcctattaaattaataaatattcatcgcTTGACATGCGCCTGACTGCGCGATACAAGAATTCCTCGAGGAATTTTTCCCCTCTGTGACTCGCATCAAAAGTTGATGAGAAAATTTAGTTTGTCTCACAATTCACTGGCGGGGATATACAGGTTGATAAAGGCGCATTAATATGTTCAAGTATGCGTAACCATAGCGCCGTTAGGCCTAACTTCTGACTACTATACTGAAACGAAATAGCGTGAGATACACAGAGGCACACACTGATACAATcctcttttttatttcaaacaaaCAGTGGCAAgcctcccccttcccctcctcACCCGTTGTGATTTCTATTTTGTTAGAAAGATGGAGGGCGTTAATTTGCCATTCTCTTGCCTCCTCCCATCTCACTTGATAGAAAGCAACCCAGATTTAACTTTGCAATTCGTATGCAAACAACTACCGCGTTTTCcgtgatattaaaaaaaaaagaacgatTTTTATGGTACGAACAGAACATCTGCTATCAGGGTATTTAGAGCATGTGTTGcgaacaaataaaatatctctAATTGCGGTGGATATTCATTTATGGCTGAGGCTATTGTATTACGTGCATCGAATTAACGGCAAACAACGATTAACGATCAATGAATAAGCACTTGTatccaatgaaatatttcaattgctGGAATTGTTTGTAATTGATTTGGTTATTCGTCTGTTCTTTCTTAAGAATTGATCGGTATTCGTCCATCAACTGAAAAAGTGTCAATAGCGattcaataaattctataaattgGGATAATATAGCACCGTAGGTACTCGTCTCCCTGtttcaaaatcaaaaataaaaagtaacaAACCATTGGCTCGCAGATCCTCGTGTGTCGGTTGAAAATTTGAGTGCTGATGCTGTATCTGAAAGCCATAGGCAGGAAGCCAAGGATTGGGAGCATTGGCAAGATCCATATCATCAGTCCCATCGATATCAATATATAAATCTGGCACTAGCTGTTCCATTTGTTTCTCCTCCTGGGCAGCAGTTGCCACCGTATCCCCATTGTAACCGTCTTCATCAATGGTTTTGTCAATATTTACTGATAATTCACTCATCTTTGATAGCACACGTACACCTTGTGTGCGTCGACGTAGCCGGGATGACCGAACAACGTCGGTTTTTTCGTTTCCCGGTCGTTAACCGCTCCGTCGAACTGTGAACCCCCTTTCCGCCTTTTCACGAGGGGCTTCATCCTCTTTCGTGCGTATTCAACGTGCTCTCGGCTCTGCTGTATAACAAAATAACTGGTCATTCTTATTTGCTATCGATAAAGACTAGTTTTTTACCGTAGATGAGATCAGAGTTGAGCTAACAATTTTCCTATTGATAAATGAGCTATTAATTTTCACTTTCGGTGATAAAATCAGTCGATAATGCACACAATCATTTCGACTCTAGAATGTACATAATGATGGTAAATAGTATTTCTTTCGTACAATATATTATCTTTGGAATTTCCAGGGGTTTCCCATGTCATGTACctggggaaataaaaaaaaaaaggattttttgGTCACCAGGGCATGTAAATAAACTGAACGGTACTGTTGGCCACGCAAATGCCCAAGTCCCGTTCGTAATTGCATTGAAGAACGGGAGACTCATTCTCTTCgactccataaaattaaataaatacgtacattagaataaataaaatctacAGAGATCAAGGGATGAAAGGgacttgaaattatttgacaTCTGTCAAAGATAGCGCACGCGTCATCATCAGATAAATATCTAACCAGACATGCGCATTAtcggtgaaataaaatttgaaaattacccCGCGGATGAGGGTATGGTGTAAGTTATAAATTGAGATGGATAAATACCTGTCAGCACGCATTACACgtttatgaataaattgagaTCAACACAACAGCTTTGCCACTGTCACTGCATGCACTTGGAGCACTTCACTGTACATCCACAAACGTCACTCTTTCACATGGAGGTTCAGCAGAATCCAAACAGACCgttgaagagagaaaaatgtatATCAATGGTGCAGTTAACTCAATACTTGGCACCAAATAATGTGTCACTTGTGAATGAATTCCAGTTGATTCACGTTCTTCCCTTTTctctgcttttttttttccatcagttATTCGTACTCACTTACTCAACATGGCGATGCACACGCGGCGTCTACAAACCACAGACTTTTATCACCACAAAACCAAATTGAGTGTATTCCCAGTGAATGAGTAGATGCTGCTAACAAGACTCAAGTAATTGTTTCACTGAAACAGTGGCCATGAGGCCGGGTTAATGAAATCAATGTTTATTTGGTACCAACAATAGAGTAATCATGGGCTTTTTCAAAGATCAAGGAGTATATACGCAAGTTTTACCGTCAGTCAGTCTAAATACTACAATATACTAGAGAAGTTGGGGGGGCTTTCGCCTTGAAACACCACAGTAAGAGCAGGGGGAGCCGGCCAATATCCCCACTACAGTAACAAACCGGTCACATGGACGATTCACCAACCAATCGGAGTCTCATTCACGATACTTTTATACTGTTTTCATTGCTTACCTCTTCCCTCTCCCTTCGGCCCCTTCTAATTTACTTTTGtcaattttccctttcttCTGTGTATTCTAGATTTTCCAACATCATTGatgacatattttttatttctttctgcCTTCAATggtcatttatttaattatttaaggcCGATCATTTCTCTACTTTAATTTCGATGGTTTACTCCTCAAAACAGattgtatgaaaaaattaaaaaattaaaattcaattatgaaataagataatattgttaaataattaattgtgtgTTCTGCGTTTGTACTATTACAGCAAAAAATTCATCCCTCAAGGCTTTTgactttttttatgaataaataatactacAAAGCTAGATAAAAGATGCATAATACATTATtgtattgattgaatttagaaaaataagggAGCATCAGATACTGTCTACCAGaagtatgaaaaaatatttaaaaaaatagtgttATTTACGTAAGGCAATTCACCACCCTCGAGCAACAGTGAAGTataaagaaattgaaattaatatgtTCAGCAGAACAGAGGAGTTGCTGACAATGTATTGCGATGACGTCATGTCCGCTTCCTCATACTCCTCGTTCCCAGATTTCTCTGTCTTGCTagcatctaaaaaaaatacgttataattatctaattatAATTACCATGAGTATAAGAGattggaaatttattgtttattgaaaatataataaatatactacaagtaaatgaataaaaaaaataatcgtcgaGGGATGAAAATCAATGGCATTATTTTCATCGTAATCAACGTATTCCGGTTTATCAGTAGCGTCCGGATCCCAGCAATTTTCATCAGCCGACCTAATCAATTCCCTTTGCAAATTTTTCCGTTTCCCTCCGTCAAATGTTATCCACCGCTTTACAGAATGATAATGTCCCAATGATCTCTTTCGTTTTacctaaaaatttcaaagacaAGAAATTGAAGATGAGCGACTTAAACTGACCATAGTCCGTGTATTCGAGAGGTGCAGCCTCAGTTTCTTCATTCACCGTCTCATCCTCAGCGGGAGATTCCTCTGGCTCCTCGTGTGTTTCTTCGACGTCTGATTGCTCCCCTTCGTCCTCACTTTCAGCCTCGGCATCATCACCCTCGGCATGGGCCACGTAACTGCGTTTATTACCTCTCAAAAGCCACAAGTCATCGTAATTTTCGTCTCTCCAGTGTGGATAATCATTATTCATGAGTTGTCGATGAAGAACGATCACGTTATCTGCTCTTTCAGGGGGACATTTATTCATATGTATCAGCTTCCGAGACTAGCTCATATGAGAATCCATTTACCTGTCACTGGAGAGCTActttcgacaatttttttatcacaccTGACAACAGTCGTTTCGTGACACAAAATCATCAGCATTCGTACGACTAATAGAAAAAACATATCCTCATTCTTGACATTATCAATCAAATGTACTAAATTAATTGGACCGTTATCGGAATGACGTAATTTACTTCTTGGTTAATTATGTTCCATAtctaaatgacaaaaaaaagacGTTTAAGCGTGTGAAATTGTCGCTATATGTCTCGAAGAATGTCAACCGATTGAATTGAATAGTTTAATGAGAAGGAAAACTTATTCTCCCggagaaattataaaaattaatttattctgcaGTACACGTCACAGTTGAACTCTTATGATTATTCAAGCGTAATCTCTAAATAACTGCTCTCGTGATAACGAACTAGCGACCTTAAAGGAGAGAATGATgagaatagaaataaaaataatgtatttatGTTCATGGATTTCTCTCCAAGTACAGTCGAGTAACGATATCAGCACTCAAATGATCCATGCTGAGGAATGTTGAATTACTGCATCCCATCAATGGACATCTGCAATGAGAATGATATTTTCTCGCTGTGCATCCTGAAGAAGCGATGAATTCAAACATTTGCTAATGAATATCTGTTTACCTTGATCTAGCATTACTCTCGATCATTTTGGTAACACTTCCCAGGTCATAAACATGTCCACAAATATCATTCTTCACAGGTTCAATCATCCTCGTTTTGGATATTGGGCAGATAACGTTTAGGGAACTTGTCATGACCATATCATCCTCAGTGTCGTCTGAGGTGCCCTGTTCCCCAGCCAAATCTGCGTAAAATCATTCCAGAACGAGATAAACAACTGACTGAGAGCTCCTAATAagttttctcattaatttcatcAACTTACATTTCATCAATTGATCCATCTGCTGACTGAAGTGCCTcaggttattattatttgctaCATTGACTTCAATTCCCTCAACTTTGCTATTATATCTCTGGGAACAAAtagttaaattaattttgctaTTGACCTAATTTTTAGAGAAGCAATAGTTTGTTGTTCAATGGAAAAgaggttttaaaaaaaattcgtgtgCATTTACGCACTTTTAAAAGTTTTTCTACATTGACTGGAGTTTTTTTCGATCCTTTTCTTTCATTACTATCTTCATTAGCAGTAGCACGGTGATCACTTCTCTTCAACTCCTGTCGAAAATTAGAAGTAATCTCCTTGAGacctttgaatttttcttccatttccGCATAACGTGTCATTTGTAAACGAAGATTGTCCATCATCTCTTGACGACAATCAGCctctgaatattttcaataaaatcgagTGACTTTTGTCTCATTTAacgaaaacaaattttatggtaaataaatatttaccgATGTACTGAAGTACGTGGGCAGCTGAAAGCAGGGCTGTGTCAAAAACACTCTTCGAGAATTTTATGTTGTCTGGCATAGTGTTTGTAGTGTTATAAATGTCAAGGGCCAACGCAAAAACGGTAGATTGATCGCGAAATcacaaacaaataataaaaataggtTATGTAGCTTCAAAAACATGAATACAAAGCCCGCCCGAGGCGGGATCATATCTAGACGTGTTAAACAAGCGCAAGATGGCGACAGTGTAATGATTTGTCTGACTTAGGGATGAGGTAGCTTGACCGTCGGCAACTCCAACGAACGCCAGCAATCTCCAAGGAGATAGGAGATTGCTGGCGCTTATGGAGCCGATTAAACCGCGAAGGTGTCGGTCATTCAATTCCTGAGgggatttgcgatttttctagggctcaggaaatattctaaaatcgattgttccgtttttcgcgttttcctgaGCTCGTGGGTCCCCTGGGGCAAAAAGCTCAGTCAGCAATCTCCCCGATGATCTGCGAATATTTAAGatgtcattttttcaattgagaaaTTGAAATAAGTCCCTGGAACTCGCTTTTGagggaatgaaattttcataattgaaaGGGTCTTCGAATGTACTAGCGATTTTACTAGCATCCTCGTCGAGTGTAGCAATGGAAAGAGTAGAAAATATTCCGATGGGTAtgtgaaggagaaaaaatttcatagacGATTTTAGAAACGATTTGTTGCGCTAGACAAAACGTAAATACAGTTTGTGTTATGCAAAATAACAGTGTTTTCAACTATCGATGAAGAGACTCGTTTGTTTTTTCTACGAGGATtaacagtgaaatttccaatacCGATGCAATGCTAAATCATGCGGATATTGAATGTCCTTGATGATTTTCATGGATTCACATATCCTACCTTATGCACATTTATATTCTActaagataaatatttttttatcaatttttttccgaacTCTGCGAACCTTAAAGCCACAAACTTTAGACGACGGCTTGTTGAATCGATATTGCATAAGAGTACTTGGCTTTTACCGTGACTTGTGACTTTACGAATAATTTTCCCCCATTTCATCTTCCTGGTGATTGCATTTGCACGATCTCTACGACGCCAATCATGGAAAAAGGAGAGTTTTCGTCTTGTTACCAGACCA
The window above is part of the Diachasmimorpha longicaudata isolate KC_UGA_2023 chromosome 9, iyDiaLong2, whole genome shotgun sequence genome. Proteins encoded here:
- the LOC135166102 gene encoding uncharacterized protein LOC135166102 isoform X3, whose amino-acid sequence is MSELSVNIDKTIDEDGYNGDTVATAAQEEKQMEQLVPDLYIDIDGTDDMDLANAPNPWLPAYGFQIQHQHSNFQPTHEDLRANDVNLVQQVDFLETILEETSDDLQSDSDRSGTTYWLGSDSETESVIHIKSNQRAAAEDRPDGSGSECNSVVPKKRRRRNGAGDSDSYVHLSEWASPRSSRSSASSRSSKSSRSSSLKQFETLERTCATVSPSGYSYDSLEYSNRSNSHFENTSPDSLEEEDDTDDDDDRTLTNVKRPSFSLSNSHVEFPKIRPFRSFESLGTNQKTSESFDQEIGHGFLFAKTTSNDLSECDRRSAIKRNDYWYAKCSGNYDYEEDSEDLEDDDDDEDDGAGCQYAGALNDHRGFLTFPDTVNNGYSTSLDFRNTIDLREIGLEPVKHETILDLARSQIGSTTGLLHPKLNITSNMASGIASGQHDQHQRGWSNSETYDFNFRMTNKSRSVPGLSSLASSTDISVSASLLSRYNHNYDSHYNYPSSLNLSFDNYTRVASLPVNINLCGSDNVMDGDETVTLNNRIHEMADETMSVNESSGADEVINSRELPKRTSSVRTQKLLNNQHLHDLQIENTAEPATVASASPNDIHENDIDMKDEMSPLNEPTTNDLNTKILTVKTQDPGNHVLEMARAMENDIDSVVDEAIKQLKRQVEEATNSPGNVTFAKDHPRQRKIKNNASYELAQQWQVDEENFQFRMKSCIEAADESSPTNSPTRRRVHNNASYELAQQSDYIKALQSMSRPFQRMDACDELPEFSSRNLSQQPRNSPIVLDNGNGQFNDRDTAGIIARNKYSPLPNYGKQEESHEQIVQQDSIIDQIKKNSEIFSIYGEGASASGVDIDDEVDLPCLETKPIDGEINVNNYVRRGINQEATGDRNPPERVTLSFLSDFYPDQSNEVVSKMNSDSNNSIFKNEVIVNGETKMALCANDDDDGDGGGGGGCEGGVMPGERLWRVVVEQENSIFGMDGWGSKEEVDNVEKEEEETVVVETQRLVVDDTSQASEYTVVSVSSSSVSVETSDNKTIPGLTDESPDLLGVNKNIDNRSSSSSLEKGADTSTPCGEMSAIAAKRLAMGPMQSSSPRNSQLLPSNNDPTVVTMPIGERKKSGLGGFLQRFSKLRFSGRSKVPRSEVKRSESDGIIKGKAHKENDDTQQSLSIKRKKEPDYIIIPLHPPQEEKIKDHDHEDSSQPKRTDLERSASSVGGTGRPPVCMSKPPLPPLAPQGVRACAASPRATSGVVNTRRRATTDLGSPAVIEMAKARAMQQQQQHQQHYHNHHHQLHQVVHGHQEERPVGLLETDLDDETVNVDVTSKNLTDQDEGDTLTVGGRGSAAPGKKTRSLLNLNHTCRQGRDSITENINALRVPQSPGAACRNTNDHPDHSSGTINHRPHKSMEFLLDKENLHFIKPPENELQKVGERVPSEHELRVQRSLQRLNVPDWYKNSPAARDGFRLKRHSDASQHGGWRSLGSKTTSLSSLSSSSNRQPATATTGLLLSPSPTPPVFSRWSTSLLNSAGSSPANSARSSFNHRQPYLGWRSQERLANPRTPAERLAQGILPQVQNAKKQQQQTNQQIEVRNSIKEVTSAIVHYVQSGQEVVASGVGDGSGGRLSPRPRLDEPDDRGGARSTSPRGSVKLCWMESSFVGSRRVDSPETPMSLATDTECCTGCNTVGTESCSCMDSATSGLYLDLTPTRDEPTHQKGDYDQQTRSTTCLCPSPSTSHYHQQKQHRYTQQRHHRECANKGAPESPTSCPDPRVTSYNVGGLVQRRKSEGSDIVPPHRLSCRSSSNVRNRRVSFDSGQENPPPMAADKLVKCRNHKCSNSTSLAEAKRLYKSCHNCNYLYCSKECRRAHWPRHRRTCLHYRAGTLCRQVLSSAKEDPATIKHISALAKRGYAAHGRGAVKCFFTSPETAEQFIGNGFKDFGEPTYVRCSDLLTSEMGAELYAEIMRLCKTYNPETRLVLFVAVCVVSEVPSSGAVRWERQLVSRCGKIRLDPSQRTVSSVISPSQNKHQIQPSASTVTTIPLQSSPSNHPAITREMDSPETLVLTSLPDHQGQNTTRRTREIGFTNIQRQLRQRGVSLRRHFPQVYMKLSSYVDGTVDKFAPVTIYPRDQASGKSFMCIIMLDAEPERLQLLPTDSSRVRTVDISVEQE